The Panicum hallii strain FIL2 chromosome 5, PHallii_v3.1, whole genome shotgun sequence genome contains the following window.
AAATTTCATCGAACATATGATTGTTTCTTGTAACTTGCTTGCTTAAGTTGCAAGTGGAACTGTTTGTACTAGGTGAATGGTGGATGTGCGTTTTAGTTTGTGCCTCTAATTGTTCGTATATGTAATGCTATGATATGCTGTGTTTTTTTTTGTGAATTGTGGTTGTCACCTCGCGCTTCGTTTTCTTttgcttttcttttttctctgaGTTCATGTTATCTTTTTGCAGACAACGAAAGCACACAGCTGGACTTGCATTGATCTCTACGTATTTGCAACACCTTACCGTGTTACATGGGATTACTACTTTTTGGGGCGAGAGCACACCCTAGATATCAAAGAATGGGAAAGTGAGGCTGAGTACGAATATGTAAGTGTTCCCTCCCTTTAATTGATACAGTTGACATTTATTCAACATATGCATATTGGATGCAAGTTAACTGGTTTGTTTCATTACTAATAGGTGAAACGTAAAGGGGTGTCCATTTTCCTCATGCCATCTGGAACAATTGGAACTCTTCGAGCACTTTGGGATGTCTTCCCTCTGTTCACAAACACTGCATGGGGTGAAAATGCAAATCTGGCTTTTCTCAAGAAGCATATGGGTGCTACATTTGAGGAACGGCCGAAACCTTGGGTAACAGAGTTAAATCCTGATGACATCCACTCTGGAGATTTCTTGGTTCTATCAAAGATTCGTGGACGTTGGGGTGGTTTTGAAACACTGGAGAAGTGGGTTACTGGTGCTTATGCTGGCCATACCGCAGTTTGCCTTAGGGACTCTGATGGAAAGCTTTGGGTTGGGGAATCTGGTAATGAAAATGAGAAGGTACTAGCCCTTAACAAGCATAAGTCTTGTGTTACTTTTTGTTATTTTCTCATTCTGTGCAATTAGCAAGTCATAAATGTTACCCCTCAAATCTCCATCATGTTAACTATTTATGCAATAGGCGTATTGCGTCTGCCCTTGGATTACATGTTTTGGTTATATTGATTAGCTTGTACTCCTTTAGTgagttagggcctgtttggcatGTCTCCAACTCTATCTAGAGCAGCTCCACTTCAAAAACTCCAGCTGGAGCTAGCTCTGGGTGGAGTTGGAGCTGGCTGGAGGGCCTGTTTGGCTAGGAGGGTGTTCCCGGCTCTAGAAAAGAGGGTTTTAAGGGTGGATTATTCTTTTTGCCCCCGATTTGATTGACTTTACTAATAATGAGATAAATAAAAATGAATACAACTACTTTTTCCATACATACAAAATAAAATGTTCatgaaaaaataaaatataaataTATTATTGGTCTATTGTCTCCAACCAAATATTTCATAAATTAAAATACAAACATATTATAGATCCAATGTCCGCAGCCAAATGCCCACTGCCGGCCTTGTTGTTGTTCGTCGCTGTGGCGACGCTCTACTTGTTCACGGCTTCCACTTGCTGCTGCTCCTGCACGAGCACACATACATGAGACTATGAGCTACTGCTAATTTCCCAGCTTAGCTTTCTGCTAAGTGCTAGCTAATTATAAAAAAAACGATTCTCGATCTGTGTGTGCTTGCAATTTCCTACCTTGAATGATGGGAACGAAGCTGTCTGCATGGGCATGGCGTTGGAGCTGGCCGTGTGGAAGGAGAAGTCGTTGAAGCCGCCGCCCGGCTCTCTCCTGCTGCGAGGCGATCAGCTTGGTGGCCTGCTTCCAGTCGAACCTCTGCGCCGGGATGGCGCCAGTGTTCGGGGACGCCAGGATGTTAGAGGGGAGTTGAGCAGGACGGGCGAGTCGAGCAGCTCAGCGGGGCTGAGCCTGGCCGGGATGGAGAAGTACGAGGACGGCGACATGGGCGGCGGCGAGATGAGCTAGCTTGGCGGCTGCACGGACTTGAACTTGGGCACGCTGCCCCTGGCCCCGCGGTGGAACAGCCCCCCTCGGCGACCGCTCCTGGTCCTCGCCGAGCATGTCCCTGAAACCTGACAGCAGCTTTGTGAAGGAGGTGATGAATGGCGGCGGCGTGAACGTGAAACCCCCGTGCTCCAAGATCCCCGTCGAAGACGCATGGCGAGTAGTCGAGCAGGGAGGCGGCAAGGAGGGGGCCGACAGAGGGCGCCCCCACGGCAGCAGGGGGGAGGAGAGAGGCGGCTCTCGGCaaaggggaggaggggggcggcgcttggcaggtggcggcgggagggagggggaggcgcGCCGAGGATAGGGTTCGGGAGGGGGGTGGAGAAAAGAAAATGAATCTTTTTTTAATGGGTGGTATTGGTGGGCAATTAACCCAGAACTCCATGTCTAGGTTCATATTTGAGGGTTTTGGAGCTGCAAAAGAGGTGCTCTAATACTCCAAGCTCATTTGCACTATAGCTCCAGAGCTAGGGGTGCTCCATGGAGTTTTGGAGTTGGGGTATTTGGCTAGAAAATTGATTGGAGTTGGTGGAGTTTAGCTCCAGAGCCatgccaaacaggcccttagtcCATAACGGTTTGATCAAGGATTGAAGACTCAAATGATATCTAAAGTGACCCCAATGACAAGCTTGCCAAAAATTTAATGGAATAACCGAATAACTACACATTATGAATTGTGGTTTTGCACTATTTCACTAGGATACACTCGCTTTCCATTGCATTATGTATTTTAATCAGAAAATCATGTTCTCCCTGTGGTCAGTGTTGAAAATTCTAAATGTGTATGAATAATGTTGTTTTCCCTAATCTTTTGAATGCATCATGAATATTTTCTGCTCTAAAGAACAGAAAACATAAATAGGAAAGACAAAACAAGAGATATCATTACAAGTGACAACCATAACTGTTCCACCGGGATGCAAATTATATGTCATGGGAATAAAACTCTGGCAGCTTCCAGGTTTATTTATTTAATTTTATCGCACTCAATAGTCGTGTCCAACCAGTATGCAGCATAATGCAACTATAAACAATGCCTAGCGGAACATTGTGTATCAATAGGTGCCCTCCTTGATAGTGAAAATATTCTTTTATGAGCTGTAACAGTTTCAATGCCCCAAAATAAAGATAACAAATGGCTGATTGCAGGGAGAAGATGTTATTGCTATCTTGCCCTGGGAGGAATGGTGGGAGTTTGAAGTGACAAAGGATGATTCAAATCCTCAGATTGCACTGCTTCCTTTGCATCCTGATTTGCGAGCAAAGTTTAATGAGACAGCCGCTTGGAATTATGCAAAAAGCATGAATGGGAAGCCTTATGGGTATCACAATTTGATATTTAGCTGGATCGATACCATCAGTGGTAACTATCCACCACCATTGGATGCTCATGTGGTATGATTCTATATGTACTGTTCTGAATACCATTTTAGTGCCAAACTTGGCAAACAACCAACTTTTCAAATATCAATCTTATTATGTGCATATAGGTTATGATAGTGGTTTCTGTTCCATTTATTTCTTTTAACAATTTAGGTTGGAGTACGCAATTTTGAAGGGTTTATTAGCTAGTTTATAACTCAAATCTTAATGAATGATCCAGGTTGCTTCTGTTATGACTGTATGGACCAAGCTTCAACCAGAATATGCTGCTAATATGTGGAAAGAAGCCCTTAACAAGCGCCTTGGAACTAAGGTTTGCTTAGATCTATTTGCTGTAATTCTATTAAGTGTTTTCCAGTACCTGTTATTTATTATTATGCTTTTTCTGTATGTTTATTATCTTTGGATTGATGCACAATTTGATCCCTTGATCCCTGCATGTGGTGATGGCTGATCTTAGTTCCCTAACTTCTGGAAAGGTCCAAACAAGTCCCTTAACTTCTCTTTCGGCTCACTTTAGAGTTTAGACATGAGATGAGATGGTTAGATAGTTCAGCCATTCAGGTGACATGCCAACTGATAAACAAGTAGTTTGAGTTGACTTGAACTAAAGGCCGAACCAACATGTCACATGTGTGCCTGTAATGCTCCAGTGCAAGCATTGCCTGCACTCCCCTGGCACTTATCAAAGTTTTTAGGCTGTGGGAGATGGCACATATGAGGTGTGCTTCTAGTGCTCTAGTGGTGGTATTGCTTGTATGACTCTAGTATCGCAATGAAACTAGTTTGGCAGTGCTAGATACCACATGTTACAGGCTTGTAGCATAGATATCAAGGAACAGAGTGGACAGTGCCTAAATACTGCAGACGAACAAGTTTGATAATTTATTCAGTTAGAACTGGAGTTCCATTCCTGTTTTCAATTTAAGTTAGTTTTGGCTAGCAACCAGGGGCGAAGCTAGTGTTAAACTGACCCTGGTGCACAGCTCAAGGGGCTGACATGTTTTTCTAGAATTATATGGTGAATATAAGCTTGGTTAGTGGGAAAAAAGAAGTTTATCCTGGTGCCGGTGCACCAGGGACGCCTAACATGGTGTCGCCCCTGCTAGCAACAAGGTTGAGCTGGCAGCGGCAGTTGACGCGTCCGTGTTTTACAATTTCACGGCAACATGGCAATAACTAGTGGTGTATCCATATAGGTATAACCGTAGACGGATGAGCCATTTTAGTGACCGTAGGTACTGTAGCATCTGGTCAGATCCTTAGCCTTTTGATCTGATGGAACAAAGAGACAATGAATGTTACTACCAATCCAGCAGGCTGGGTTAAAAAAAACGAGAAGAGGCAGACTGCTACCCGCTTCTAATTAAGAAGAACTACAGGTCTTGAACCAGGGTCCGCTACCTGAGAGCAAGCTCCAGTAGCCAATGGCCCGAGAGAGCGCCTGCCAGCAGGCTAGGTTGTGTTAAAATTGATCACCTGGTCAAGCATGCACTAGACATGTTTTTCCATACTTATTAATTTGTATCCGAATTTGTTGTTGCATGTATTACAACTATTTTAGTTTTTGAGGTCTGTGGACCCTTTTGAGCAGTGTTTAATGTAGAAGGATCGTTGTACTTTACAATTTTATTGTGCTCAAAGTTATTTAGTGCTTTTGTTTGGTTTTAAACTGGCACCATTTCTTTCAGGATCTTGATCTTCCTGAAATCATTGTGGAATCAGAGAAACGTGGGATAACATTTGACAAGTTACTTACTGTTCCTGAGAAAGATAATTGGGTCTATAAAGATGGTCAGTCAGCATCTTGTGTGGCTTTCGTCCTTATGATGTACAAGGAGGCTGGGCTCTTTGGCCCTATTTCGAGCTCTATCGAAGTTACTGAATTCACAGTGAGTACTCCCGAGTCCTTGTGCTTAAATGCACTACTAGTTTATAAATATAGAAATTGATATTAGAACAAGAGGTTCTGGTGGGGATATCTGTTTTGCAAATCCAGCTATCTCGTTTCTCATTATCTAGTGCATTATCCTTTTAGGGAGAGAAGAGGGGGATTGGGATTTGGGAAGGCTGGTTTCCATGCGGTCAATATTGTGCATTTGAGTTTCCGGCAGTAGAGACTTACACGGGAACTGTACTGGAGTCTTCGTTTTTGTTTAACCTGTCTGCCCCATATTTTGCAGATAAAAGATGCTTACACCCTCAACTTTTTTGAGAACAACTCGACCCGGCTTCCCAAGTGGTGCAACAAGGACGACAGTGTTAAGCTCCCCTTTTGCCAAATCAAGGGCAGGTACCGGATGGAGCTGCCTGGATACAACACCATGAAACCATACGCCCACATGAACGAGAGATGTCCATCCCTGCCTCCGGATTACAAAAGGACAAAGGGCTGCTAGTGCTATCTAGATATGCTGTGTGCTTTTTATTCACGCTGTCTTGTAGCCAAAATCTTCAATTGTACATAAAACTGTAGGTATGGAATGCACTTCCTTGGCCATGCATAGATCGCAGGCAAAAGCTATGTCAACTTCCTCGAATATGGAAGACCATTACTGTACAGTAAAGATCAACAGCTCATGTCCCCATACTATAGTCGCTCGCGCAGC
Protein-coding sequences here:
- the LOC112893493 gene encoding uncharacterized protein LOC112893493 isoform X1, which gives rise to MASPNRPVAAGLLLAAGAVLAAALLLLCSTGSSENGNLARVGLPWGASSLTALPFSPTDVLPLLPRGVAMAALRALRGVSDIFPVFVGAASAVGPGSAPGGGGKVRWKGACFYENEAWLVFHNESGSRYGGGTLHIKTTKAHSWTCIDLYVFATPYRVTWDYYFLGREHTLDIKEWESEAEYEYVKRKGVSIFLMPSGTIGTLRALWDVFPLFTNTAWGENANLAFLKKHMGATFEERPKPWVTELNPDDIHSGDFLVLSKIRGRWGGFETLEKWVTGAYAGHTAVCLRDSDGKLWVGESGNENEKGEDVIAILPWEEWWEFEVTKDDSNPQIALLPLHPDLRAKFNETAAWNYAKSMNGKPYGYHNLIFSWIDTISGNYPPPLDAHVVASVMTVWTKLQPEYAANMWKEALNKRLGTKDLDLPEIIVESEKRGITFDKLLTVPEKDNWVYKDGQSASCVAFVLMMYKEAGLFGPISSSIEVTEFTIKDAYTLNFFENNSTRLPKWCNKDDSVKLPFCQIKGRYRMELPGYNTMKPYAHMNERCPSLPPDYKRTKGC
- the LOC112893493 gene encoding uncharacterized protein LOC112893493 isoform X2 encodes the protein MRGSKLKLLALPVLLLLLLLLLFAAPPRVLRGLLEAPLRAPVLPGDLLPLLPWPVAQPLLRRLALRSPADLLPAFVGAARAPVDGDAGPTAEWKGACFYENKAWVEFRNGTNGGLGGGIVHVETTKAHSWTCIDLYVFATPYRVTWDYYFLGREHTLDIKEWESEAEYEYVKRKGVSIFLMPSGTIGTLRALWDVFPLFTNTAWGENANLAFLKKHMGATFEERPKPWVTELNPDDIHSGDFLVLSKIRGRWGGFETLEKWVTGAYAGHTAVCLRDSDGKLWVGESGNENEKGEDVIAILPWEEWWEFEVTKDDSNPQIALLPLHPDLRAKFNETAAWNYAKSMNGKPYGYHNLIFSWIDTISGNYPPPLDAHVVASVMTVWTKLQPEYAANMWKEALNKRLGTKDLDLPEIIVESEKRGITFDKLLTVPEKDNWVYKDGQSASCVAFVLMMYKEAGLFGPISSSIEVTEFTIKDAYTLNFFENNSTRLPKWCNKDDSVKLPFCQIKGRYRMELPGYNTMKPYAHMNERCPSLPPDYKRTKGC